In Clupea harengus chromosome 13, Ch_v2.0.2, whole genome shotgun sequence, one DNA window encodes the following:
- the zfp36l2 gene encoding mRNA decay activator protein ZFP36L2: MKDQLRQQSSEKEMSATILSAFYDIDMLYKQEKSLNMNAMHINSMLDKKAVGAPVTTSSSNNCSYTPGFFRRNSTSNMDSVTNSNKYPAGSFCNLKESSVMNGSSNTAIMNKENKFRDRAYSENGDRSQQLQVLQQKPGSQINSTRYKTELCRPFEENGACKYGEKCQFAHGYHELRSLSRHPKYKTEPCRTFHTIGFCPYGPRCHFIHNAEERRQAPANANLQGEAKSARELCGGYGQRELGLQPNAFRERPKLHHSLSFSGFATQHGLDSPLIESPTSRTPPPLSSNNSCPQNFYEDVSPNTLACVNSAFSFPGQELKALLAPLAVHAQNSYANHSNGAYFGNLSAVCPPSPPYNMSHLQSTLQSSLQRLSESPVFDSPPSPPDSISDRESYASGSLSSSGSLSGSESPSLDAGRRLPIFSRLSISDD, encoded by the exons ATGAAAGATCAACTACGGCAGCAAAGTTCCGAAAAAGAGATGTCTGCAACTATCCTGTCCGCTTTCTACGACATTGACATGCTGTACAAG CAGGAGAAAAGTTTGAACATGAACGCAATGCACATCAACAGTATGTTGGACAAGAAAGCCGTGGGGGCTCCAGTTACAACTTCTAGTTCCAACAACTGCTCCTACACTCCGGGATTTTTCCGCAGAAACTCGACCAGTAACATGGATTCAGTGACCAACAGCAACAAGTACCCAGCGGGCTCCTTTTGCAACTTGAAGGAGAGCTCGGTGATGAATGGCAGCTCGAACACCGCCATCATGAACAAGGAAAACAAGTTTCGTGACCGCGCATACAGCGAGAACGGGGACCGGAGCCAACAGCTCCAGGTTCTGCAGCAGAAACCGGGCTCTCAGATAAACTCCACCCGCTACAAGACAGAACTGTGCCGGCCATTCGAGGAGAACGGAGCATGCAAGTACGGGGAGAAGTGTCAGTTCGCGCACGGCTACCACGAGCTGAGGAGTTTGTCTCGCCACCCCAAGTACAAAACCGAGCCGTGCCGCACCTTCCACACTATCGGTTTCTGCCCGTATGGTCCCCGTTGCCACTTCATCCATAACGCCGAAGAGCGCAGGCAAGCCCCAGCCAACGCCAACTTGCAAGGAGAGGCGAAGTCCGCTCGGGAGCTGTGCGGCGGCTACGGCCAGAGGGAGTTGGGTCTACAGCCCAACGCCTTCAGGGAGAGACCAAAGCTCCACCACAGCCTTAGCTTCTCCGGCTTTGCCACCCAACACGGACTTGACTCACCGCTCATCGAAAGCCCCACGTCCCGCACCCCACCACCCCTTTCCTCCAACAACTCTTGCCCCCAAAACTTTTATGAGGATGTGTCGCCCAACACTCTGGCTTGCGTCAACAGTGCCTTCTCCTTCCCCGGGCAAGAACTGAAAGCCTTACTTGCTCCACTGGCTGTGCATGCTCAAAACAGCTACGCCAATCACTCTAATGGTGCTTACTTTGGGAACCTCTCGGCCGtgtgccccccctctcccccttacAACATGAGCCACTTGCAGTCCACCCTGCAATCCTCCCTGCAGCGCCTCTCTGAGTCGCCGGTGTTCGActcaccccctagcccccctgACTCCATCTCAGACCGGGAGAGCTATGCAAGCGGGTCCCTAAGCTCTTCTGGAAGTCTGAGCGGCTCCGAATCTCCCAGTTTGGATGCCGGCAGACGTTTGCCAATCTTCAGCAGGCTGTCGATTTCAGATGATTAA